A part of Terriglobus roseus genomic DNA contains:
- the dnaG gene encoding DNA primase, which translates to MADDFKEQVKTATDIVKVIGEYVRLRKSGAQNFSGLCPFHQEKSPSFSVNAAHGYFYCFGCHAKGDVFTFVQKIENISFPEAVRTVAQKMGIPLPKREWNSPEEAAQAGLRRQLTDIHEAATQYFQQALQSTEAARAREYLSSRAVSADSIAMFRIGYAPDDFNHMREALSKHFNDEVMRSSGLFSSREQSDEGRPVGPLYARFRKRITFPICNEAGKTIAFTARALDSDEKSGPKYLNSPETPLYTKGHVLFNLDKAKAAIRSQDYALLVEGQMDCIRVFTSGLQPVIATSGTAFTEHQVRLLSRFTKRVVVNFDPDTAGANAAEKSLALLTEAEFEVRIMTLEGGLDPDRYVLENGIAAYAEALRNAKPHADYLIDRARTLFPQRTAEAKVKAVNFLLPHVRRLPSAIQRTQFVDDAAQKLGIDSSLMRQELQHAATHRLESVRSTSAMQLSETERILLRALVQPETDRARQRAASELTAHPEWLDGLAAAELIEALAGAPLTDNPLESAPDDRSREMLARLLHEDAIGDPAMLANEVGNTLHTLERRRLERRKSELKILIAEAVRRDDADMVTQLQMEAVEVNRALRML; encoded by the coding sequence GTGGCCGACGACTTCAAAGAACAGGTAAAAACCGCCACCGACATCGTCAAGGTGATCGGTGAATACGTGCGCCTGCGAAAAAGCGGCGCGCAGAACTTCAGCGGCCTTTGCCCCTTTCATCAGGAGAAGTCACCGTCATTCAGCGTGAATGCGGCGCATGGATACTTTTACTGTTTCGGCTGTCATGCCAAAGGCGACGTGTTCACCTTTGTGCAGAAGATTGAGAACATCTCGTTTCCTGAAGCTGTTCGCACCGTTGCGCAGAAGATGGGCATTCCACTACCGAAGCGTGAATGGAACTCGCCAGAAGAGGCAGCTCAAGCTGGCTTGCGGCGACAACTCACCGATATCCACGAAGCTGCGACACAGTATTTCCAGCAGGCCCTGCAATCTACGGAAGCAGCGCGTGCGCGCGAATATCTCTCCAGCCGCGCGGTCAGTGCGGACTCCATTGCGATGTTCCGCATTGGATATGCGCCCGACGATTTCAACCACATGCGCGAAGCGCTTTCCAAGCACTTCAATGACGAGGTGATGCGCTCTAGCGGCCTGTTCTCTTCGCGCGAGCAGAGTGATGAAGGCAGACCCGTCGGTCCGCTGTATGCGCGCTTCCGCAAGCGAATCACCTTCCCCATCTGCAACGAAGCTGGCAAGACCATCGCCTTTACAGCACGCGCTCTAGACAGTGATGAAAAGAGCGGGCCTAAGTACCTGAATTCGCCCGAAACGCCGCTGTATACGAAGGGTCATGTTCTCTTCAATTTGGACAAAGCCAAAGCCGCGATTCGTTCGCAGGATTATGCGCTTCTCGTCGAAGGACAGATGGACTGCATCCGCGTGTTCACTTCCGGTTTGCAACCGGTTATTGCGACTAGCGGAACTGCATTCACAGAGCATCAGGTGCGCTTGTTGTCACGATTCACCAAGCGCGTCGTCGTCAACTTCGACCCCGATACCGCAGGCGCAAACGCTGCCGAGAAATCGTTAGCTTTGTTAACCGAAGCAGAGTTCGAGGTCCGCATCATGACGCTCGAAGGCGGCCTTGATCCGGATCGCTATGTTCTGGAAAACGGCATCGCGGCCTATGCCGAAGCATTGCGCAATGCGAAGCCGCACGCAGACTATCTGATTGATCGCGCACGCACGCTGTTCCCTCAGCGCACTGCCGAAGCCAAAGTAAAAGCGGTGAACTTCCTGTTGCCGCATGTGCGTCGTTTGCCCTCTGCGATTCAGCGCACACAGTTTGTCGATGACGCTGCACAGAAACTCGGCATCGACTCCTCCCTGATGCGGCAGGAGTTGCAACATGCCGCAACGCATCGCTTGGAAAGCGTCCGCAGCACCTCTGCGATGCAGTTGTCTGAAACAGAACGCATACTGTTGCGTGCACTGGTGCAGCCTGAGACAGATCGCGCACGCCAACGCGCCGCAAGCGAGCTCACCGCGCATCCTGAATGGCTCGATGGTCTTGCCGCAGCCGAATTGATCGAAGCGCTTGCAGGTGCTCCGCTGACAGATAACCCGCTGGAATCAGCACCGGATGATCGCAGCCGCGAGATGCTCGCACGCCTGCTGCATGAAGACGCGATCGGTGATCCCGCGATGCTCGCCAACGAAGTCGGCAACACGCTGCACACGCTGGAGCGCCGCCGCCTCGAACGCCGCAAAAGCGAACTAAAAATCCTCATCGCAGAAGCCGTACGCCGCGACGACGCCGACATGGTGACGCAGTTGCAGATGGAAGCCGTGGAAGTGAACCGCGCACTGCGCATGCTGTAA
- a CDS encoding RidA family protein, with the protein MAITRRSFATRALALASIPGVDAAPRKRIHRMGPATSAVYSPAVQWGSLLFLSGKGSGTAPDPADIRSCTNHVLDAFAKELANAGSSMENVLKITVYLQRPEDVPAMNEVFAQHFPKDPPARTTIITRTPHPTLVEMDLIAGI; encoded by the coding sequence ATGGCGATCACGCGTCGATCCTTTGCCACACGCGCACTCGCGCTTGCATCCATCCCCGGGGTAGATGCCGCACCGCGCAAACGCATTCATCGCATGGGACCAGCCACGTCCGCGGTCTATTCGCCCGCAGTGCAATGGGGCAGCCTGCTGTTTCTCTCCGGAAAAGGCTCAGGCACTGCACCCGATCCTGCGGACATTCGTAGCTGTACGAATCATGTTCTCGATGCCTTTGCAAAAGAGCTCGCCAATGCAGGCTCGTCGATGGAGAACGTATTGAAGATCACCGTCTATCTGCAACGCCCAGAGGACGTGCCTGCGATGAACGAAGTCTTTGCTCAGCACTTTCCGAAAGACCCGCCTGCACGCACCACCATCATCACACGCACACCTCATCCCACACTGGTTGAAATGGATTTGATCGCCGGCATCTGA
- a CDS encoding RidA family protein — translation MSTEEAKYLAINPNHPNAGIYSPAVVFGNVVYLSAKTSWIAPEPDDIRAATAYLLDQVEKELLNAGSSMHKVLKVIVYLRDMNDYVDMNEVYTGRFGKNAPARTTIESKLPRNSIVGFDVTAYL, via the coding sequence ATGAGTACCGAAGAAGCAAAGTATCTTGCCATTAATCCGAACCATCCCAACGCGGGTATTTATTCGCCTGCGGTTGTCTTCGGCAATGTGGTGTATCTCTCGGCAAAGACTTCGTGGATTGCTCCAGAGCCGGACGACATCCGCGCCGCAACAGCCTATCTCCTGGATCAGGTGGAAAAAGAACTTCTCAATGCCGGTTCGTCCATGCACAAGGTGTTGAAGGTCATTGTGTACCTGCGTGACATGAACGATTACGTCGACATGAACGAGGTTTACACCGGACGTTTCGGCAAGAACGCGCCCGCACGTACCACCATTGAATCTAAGCTGCCCAGAAACAGCATTGTGGGTTTTGATGTAACGGCTTATCTCTAA
- a CDS encoding histidine phosphatase family protein, whose protein sequence is MTEQKKKQAELWLFRHGETEWSLNGKHTSYTDLPLTEHGREQATALAPVIAKTQFDLVLTSPRQRARDTAALAGLGNRAEVEPNLQEWNYGVYEGKSTPEIQAAEPGWSVWDSPITGGESIDQVAARAQQVIDRCLQHGGRCALFAHAHIFRILAAVWAEQPGVFGQRLALSTATVSVLGWEHGTRVITRWNAAP, encoded by the coding sequence ATGACAGAACAGAAGAAAAAGCAGGCGGAGCTGTGGCTCTTTCGTCACGGTGAAACAGAGTGGTCACTGAACGGCAAGCACACCAGCTACACCGATTTGCCACTGACCGAGCATGGACGCGAGCAGGCAACAGCGCTTGCCCCGGTGATTGCGAAGACACAGTTTGACCTGGTGCTGACCAGCCCGCGGCAACGCGCGCGCGACACCGCAGCGCTCGCTGGATTGGGTAATCGCGCCGAAGTCGAGCCGAATCTGCAGGAATGGAACTACGGCGTGTACGAAGGCAAGAGCACGCCTGAGATTCAAGCAGCCGAACCGGGATGGAGCGTCTGGGACAGTCCCATTACGGGCGGCGAATCCATCGATCAGGTGGCTGCGCGTGCGCAGCAGGTGATTGATCGCTGCCTGCAGCATGGAGGCCGATGCGCGTTGTTCGCCCATGCGCACATCTTCCGCATTTTGGCGGCAGTATGGGCTGAACAACCGGGCGTCTTCGGGCAGCGGCTTGCGTTGTCCACTGCTACTGTCAGCGTTTTGGGATGGGAGCACGGCACCCGCGTCATCACACGCTGGAATGCCGCTCCCTGA
- the dut gene encoding dUTP diphosphatase has product MPHIPTKRLHTDAKLPKYAHEGAWGDLAADLYSVHEATIEPRKTALVATGLAMAFPEEYGALVEDRSGLAVKGITTLAGVIDPGYRGEIKVVLTNVTDAPITLSAGDRIAQLRIVKKLQATFEEVDDLDATHRGEGGFGSTGHN; this is encoded by the coding sequence ATGCCGCACATTCCGACCAAGCGCCTTCACACCGATGCCAAGCTTCCCAAGTATGCCCATGAGGGCGCATGGGGCGATCTGGCCGCCGACCTCTACAGCGTTCACGAAGCCACAATTGAACCGCGCAAGACTGCGCTCGTTGCAACCGGCCTGGCGATGGCCTTCCCCGAAGAATACGGCGCGCTGGTAGAAGACCGCAGCGGTCTGGCCGTGAAAGGCATTACGACGCTTGCAGGAGTGATCGACCCCGGTTATCGCGGCGAAATCAAAGTCGTTCTAACCAACGTGACGGATGCCCCCATCACGCTCAGTGCAGGCGACCGCATCGCGCAGCTCCGCATTGTGAAAAAGCTGCAGGCCACGTTTGAAGAAGTCGACGACCTGGACGCGACGCATCGCGGCGAAGGCGGCTTCGGATCAACGGGACACAACTAG
- a CDS encoding GrpB family protein, with translation MVRIMPPDASWPEMFWHERERLKTFLGNVADELEHYGSTAVPGLSAKPIIDMMAPIPSLDDADALVSILAGAGYRKIDAGFFKRRFFRREPRGQQPAFHLHLAVCPRWPIKNELLVRDWLIQHPDIARTYEALKMDLAMAYGDDMPRYTAAKTPFLRYITNQARESRGLPMEHDWEE, from the coding sequence ATGGTTCGCATCATGCCGCCGGATGCCTCATGGCCAGAGATGTTTTGGCACGAGCGAGAACGCTTGAAGACGTTTCTTGGCAACGTTGCGGACGAATTGGAACACTACGGCAGCACTGCGGTGCCGGGGCTTAGCGCGAAACCAATCATCGACATGATGGCTCCCATCCCGTCGTTGGACGATGCCGACGCTTTAGTGTCCATTCTGGCTGGAGCTGGATATCGCAAGATCGATGCAGGGTTTTTCAAGCGGCGGTTCTTTCGGAGAGAGCCGCGGGGACAGCAGCCGGCATTTCACTTGCATCTGGCCGTGTGCCCGAGATGGCCAATCAAGAATGAGTTGCTGGTGCGCGACTGGCTGATCCAACACCCGGATATTGCGCGGACGTATGAGGCCCTAAAGATGGATCTTGCGATGGCGTATGGCGACGACATGCCGCGTTACACAGCCGCGAAGACCCCGTTCCTGCGCTACATCACAAATCAAGCGCGCGAAAGTCGGGGTCTTCCAATGGAACACGACTGGGAAGAGTAA
- a CDS encoding aldo/keto reductase yields MTLTSYRTLGRSGLVVSPLCLGTMTMGTPRWGSPDEVSEAIFNAYVDAGGNFIDTADTYANGRSEELIGDYIAARNLRDRTVLATKFTMTCEAQKGNPNGSANGRKNMYRALDASLKRLQTDYIDLYWMHAWDTVTPAEEVLQSLGDLVRAGKIRYFGFSDVPAWYAAKVATLAQVHGVSGPIGLQLEYSLVERTIEREHVDCAREFGIGITPWSPLASGFLAGKYKREDDGKGSGDGRLSVLGGGANPVFHKYTEKNWATLEALRKVAAEIGKPMAQVALAWALARPAISSLIIGATKVEQLQDNIASLEVKLTTEQMAQLNAAGALDLLHPYMFFTGMLHRERVFSGTDVEGWQ; encoded by the coding sequence ATGACACTCACCAGCTATCGCACGCTCGGCCGTTCTGGATTAGTCGTCTCCCCGCTTTGCCTTGGCACCATGACCATGGGAACGCCGCGCTGGGGCTCGCCGGATGAAGTCTCTGAGGCCATCTTCAATGCGTATGTGGATGCAGGCGGCAACTTTATCGACACCGCCGACACCTATGCCAACGGGCGCAGCGAAGAGTTGATCGGCGACTACATTGCCGCACGCAATCTGCGCGATCGCACAGTGCTTGCCACAAAGTTCACCATGACGTGCGAGGCGCAGAAGGGCAATCCCAACGGCAGCGCGAATGGTCGTAAGAACATGTACCGCGCTCTGGACGCTTCGCTGAAGCGGTTGCAGACCGACTACATCGATCTGTACTGGATGCATGCCTGGGACACCGTCACACCAGCGGAGGAAGTGCTTCAATCGCTGGGCGATCTGGTGCGTGCGGGCAAGATTCGCTACTTCGGTTTCAGCGACGTCCCAGCCTGGTACGCCGCGAAGGTCGCCACCTTGGCGCAGGTGCATGGAGTTTCCGGACCAATCGGCCTGCAGTTGGAATATTCGTTGGTAGAACGCACCATCGAACGCGAGCACGTGGACTGCGCTCGCGAGTTTGGCATCGGCATCACCCCGTGGAGCCCGCTGGCCAGCGGCTTCCTCGCCGGAAAGTACAAACGCGAGGACGACGGCAAGGGCAGCGGCGACGGCCGCCTAAGCGTGCTGGGTGGCGGCGCAAACCCCGTCTTCCACAAGTACACGGAGAAGAACTGGGCCACGCTGGAGGCGCTGCGCAAAGTGGCCGCGGAAATTGGCAAGCCAATGGCACAGGTAGCGCTGGCATGGGCACTTGCGCGTCCAGCCATTTCCTCGCTGATCATCGGCGCCACCAAGGTGGAGCAGTTGCAGGACAACATCGCCTCGCTGGAAGTGAAACTAACCACGGAACAAATGGCCCAACTGAACGCCGCAGGCGCGCTGGATCTGCTGCATCCGTACATGTTTTTCACAGGAATGCTGCACCGGGAGCGCGTTTTCAGCGGAACAGACGTAGAAGGCTGGCAGTAA
- the purL gene encoding phosphoribosylformylglycinamidine synthase subunit PurL, giving the protein MSEPTAIPHEAEAVATTPAAAQSHEVPKQCNVTPELLKVHNITDEEYAKILATMGRTPSLTELGIYSVMWSEHCSYKSSRVHLKRLPTKGTRASGPGSVMQGPGENAGIIDVGDGWACAFKIESHNHPSYIEPYQGAATGVGGILRDIFTMGARPYAVMDSLRFGPLSPATGSKDVQKHASADESFHGVTEDTSEEADSTVKSAGSDDIDYAKNRSVMEGVVHGVAGYGNCFGVPNVGGETRFEECYSTNPLLNAFALGLVRHDEIFYAKATGVGNPVIYVGAKTGRDGIHGATMASEEFKEGSEQKRPNVQMGDPFLEKLLLEACLEAMKTGAVAGIQDMGAAGLTCSTCEMGGRGGVGLEIELDLVPQRDSGMSSYEIMLSESQERMLLVAHAGREQEVLDVFEKWGLDASVVGTVIPENRMKVRHHGELVADLSNESLTDDAPVYHRPVGEWKAPVSLDAPAAVLAALQKPRDYTADLKKLLASPNICDKRHIYEQYDSMVQTNTVQGPGCEAGVIRIKGTGGDGKPERGLAMALAGNGRWTWLDPKLGAMHAVAEAARKVACTGATPVSATNCLNFGNPQKPEIMAQLSQAIDGISEACTALGTPITGGNVSLYNETKGEGIFPTPVLGIVGIMDDVTKAVPNGFLKEGNDVLLLIFAKHGEASGTSMQQLGSTAFAQSVLGATWGVPPFLDLRNEKELQDCLIELADKRLLASACDASDGGIQLALAKASIVHGIGVVCDPTTSSIPADSFWNEDGSIVIVSCTPANTAEVIAVAQKHGADGGAYKIGTTVKNQFVVPHIATTVDELTTAFTGALEEELEAEVVLA; this is encoded by the coding sequence GTGAGCGAGCCCACAGCCATCCCACACGAGGCGGAGGCGGTTGCCACTACGCCTGCCGCAGCCCAGTCACACGAAGTTCCGAAGCAGTGTAATGTCACGCCGGAGCTGTTGAAAGTACACAACATCACGGACGAGGAATATGCAAAGATTCTCGCCACGATGGGTCGTACGCCATCGCTGACGGAGCTTGGTATCTACTCCGTTATGTGGAGCGAGCACTGCTCGTACAAGAGCAGCCGCGTCCACCTGAAGCGCCTGCCCACCAAGGGCACACGGGCCAGCGGTCCTGGCTCTGTCATGCAGGGTCCCGGCGAGAACGCCGGCATTATCGACGTGGGCGACGGCTGGGCCTGCGCCTTCAAGATCGAGAGCCACAATCACCCCAGCTACATTGAGCCTTATCAGGGCGCAGCAACGGGCGTAGGCGGCATTCTGCGCGACATCTTCACCATGGGCGCGCGTCCGTATGCGGTGATGGATTCGCTGCGTTTTGGTCCGCTGTCACCTGCCACCGGCTCCAAGGACGTGCAGAAACACGCTTCTGCAGATGAGTCCTTCCATGGCGTAACGGAAGACACCTCAGAAGAAGCAGACAGCACGGTTAAGTCCGCTGGCTCTGACGACATCGACTACGCCAAGAATCGCAGCGTAATGGAAGGCGTCGTTCACGGCGTTGCCGGTTACGGCAACTGCTTCGGCGTTCCCAATGTGGGCGGCGAAACACGCTTTGAAGAGTGCTACAGCACCAATCCCCTGCTGAATGCGTTTGCACTAGGTCTCGTGCGTCACGACGAAATTTTCTATGCCAAGGCCACCGGCGTTGGAAACCCCGTGATCTACGTAGGCGCAAAGACGGGCCGCGACGGTATCCACGGTGCCACCATGGCCAGCGAAGAATTCAAGGAAGGATCAGAACAGAAGCGCCCTAACGTCCAGATGGGCGATCCGTTCCTCGAAAAGCTCCTCCTCGAAGCCTGCCTGGAAGCCATGAAGACTGGCGCAGTTGCGGGTATTCAGGACATGGGCGCTGCCGGCCTCACTTGCTCCACCTGCGAGATGGGTGGACGTGGCGGCGTTGGACTTGAGATTGAACTCGACCTCGTTCCGCAGCGCGATAGCGGCATGAGCAGCTACGAAATCATGCTCTCTGAATCGCAGGAGCGCATGCTGCTCGTTGCACATGCAGGCCGCGAGCAGGAAGTGCTGGACGTATTCGAGAAGTGGGGCCTCGACGCTTCGGTCGTCGGCACGGTCATCCCAGAGAACCGCATGAAGGTGCGCCACCACGGCGAACTGGTCGCGGACCTCTCCAACGAATCACTCACCGACGACGCTCCGGTCTACCACCGCCCCGTAGGCGAGTGGAAGGCCCCGGTATCGCTCGACGCTCCCGCTGCCGTGCTCGCAGCGTTGCAGAAGCCACGCGACTATACCGCGGACCTGAAGAAGCTGCTGGCATCGCCAAACATCTGCGACAAGCGCCACATCTACGAGCAGTACGACAGCATGGTGCAGACCAACACCGTGCAGGGTCCCGGCTGCGAAGCCGGTGTCATCCGCATCAAGGGCACTGGCGGCGACGGCAAGCCGGAACGCGGCCTTGCGATGGCTCTTGCTGGTAACGGTCGCTGGACATGGCTCGATCCGAAGCTTGGTGCAATGCATGCCGTCGCAGAAGCAGCACGCAAAGTCGCCTGCACTGGTGCAACGCCTGTTTCCGCAACCAACTGCCTGAACTTCGGCAACCCACAGAAGCCAGAAATCATGGCGCAGCTTTCGCAGGCCATCGACGGCATCAGCGAAGCCTGCACCGCGCTCGGCACGCCCATCACCGGCGGCAACGTCTCGCTCTACAACGAGACCAAGGGCGAAGGCATCTTCCCCACGCCGGTACTCGGCATTGTGGGCATCATGGACGATGTCACCAAGGCCGTTCCCAACGGCTTCCTGAAAGAAGGCAACGATGTACTGTTGCTGATCTTCGCGAAGCACGGAGAGGCATCCGGCACCTCGATGCAGCAACTCGGATCGACCGCGTTCGCACAGAGTGTTCTCGGCGCAACGTGGGGTGTCCCGCCATTCCTCGATCTCCGCAATGAGAAGGAACTTCAGGATTGCCTGATCGAACTCGCCGACAAGCGTTTGCTCGCCTCCGCATGCGATGCATCCGACGGCGGTATCCAACTTGCACTGGCAAAGGCCAGCATTGTGCACGGCATCGGTGTCGTCTGCGATCCGACCACAAGTTCCATTCCAGCCGACTCATTCTGGAACGAGGACGGAAGCATCGTAATCGTTAGCTGCACCCCAGCGAACACGGCTGAGGTCATTGCAGTTGCCCAGAAGCATGGTGCAGATGGCGGTGCTTACAAGATCGGCACGACCGTCAAGAATCAGTTTGTCGTTCCACACATCGCAACAACAGTGGATGAATTAACAACCGCCTTCACGGGCGCACTGGAAGAAGAACTCGAAGCAGAGGTGGTACTCGCATGA
- the purF gene encoding amidophosphoribosyltransferase — MIDELELNDMQETHEAEEHFDKLREECGVMAIYNHDDAARLTYWGLYSLQHRGQESGGIATADGEEIHDLKGMGLVSEIFTDPVLEKLPGRMAIGHTRYSTTGDSALLNAQPIKVESTKGLIAIAHNGNLVNLGTARERLERDGAIFQTTSDSEIIVQLIAHSKETTLVDCIADSLGQVDGAFSIVMMTRNRIFAARDPHGFRPLSMGRIPGKDGAPDTFVFASETCAFDLLHAKYERDVEPGELVMVSEDGVTSRYFNRETKQASCIFEHVYFARPDSRIFGRWVQKSREEMGRTLARESGVPADLIVPVPDSGVTAAIGYANESGIPFNFGLIRNHYVGRTFIQPEQRVRDFGVRMKLNPVRALLEGKRVILIDDSIIRGTTSRKIVRMVRAAGATEVHMRISCPPTISPCFYGVDTPSSRDLIAANNSLDEICKYIEADSLAYLSLEGVVHSCTTGDEKPNGYCTACYTGKYPTQWVDVEDILPAVAGA, encoded by the coding sequence ATGATCGACGAACTTGAGCTGAACGACATGCAGGAAACACACGAAGCGGAAGAGCACTTCGACAAGCTGCGCGAAGAGTGCGGCGTTATGGCCATCTACAACCATGACGACGCAGCACGCCTCACCTATTGGGGCCTGTACTCGCTGCAGCATCGCGGACAGGAGAGCGGTGGCATTGCTACCGCTGATGGCGAAGAGATTCATGACCTGAAGGGCATGGGCCTCGTCAGCGAAATCTTCACCGACCCCGTCTTGGAAAAGCTGCCCGGCCGCATGGCCATTGGTCACACGCGTTACAGCACCACGGGTGACTCCGCTCTGCTGAATGCGCAGCCCATCAAGGTGGAGTCCACCAAGGGCCTCATCGCCATTGCGCACAACGGCAACCTGGTGAACCTGGGCACCGCACGCGAGCGTCTCGAACGCGATGGCGCCATCTTCCAGACCACCAGCGATTCCGAAATCATCGTGCAGCTCATCGCGCACTCCAAAGAGACCACGCTGGTGGATTGCATCGCCGACTCGCTCGGTCAGGTCGACGGCGCATTCTCCATCGTCATGATGACGCGCAATCGCATCTTTGCCGCACGCGATCCGCATGGCTTCCGTCCGTTGTCGATGGGCCGCATCCCAGGCAAAGACGGCGCACCTGACACCTTTGTTTTCGCCAGCGAAACCTGCGCATTCGATCTGTTGCATGCCAAGTACGAACGCGACGTGGAACCGGGCGAGCTGGTCATGGTTAGCGAAGACGGCGTGACCTCTCGCTACTTCAACCGCGAAACCAAGCAGGCAAGCTGCATCTTCGAACACGTTTACTTCGCACGCCCTGACAGCCGTATCTTCGGCCGCTGGGTACAGAAGAGCCGCGAAGAGATGGGCCGCACACTCGCACGCGAAAGCGGCGTTCCTGCAGACCTGATCGTTCCCGTACCAGACAGTGGTGTAACCGCAGCCATTGGCTACGCGAACGAATCCGGCATCCCGTTCAACTTCGGCCTCATCCGCAACCACTACGTGGGCCGCACCTTCATCCAGCCGGAACAGCGCGTGCGCGACTTCGGCGTGCGCATGAAGCTGAACCCGGTACGCGCATTGCTCGAAGGCAAGCGAGTCATCCTCATCGACGACTCAATCATCCGTGGCACCACGTCACGAAAGATCGTTCGCATGGTGCGTGCAGCAGGTGCGACGGAAGTCCACATGCGCATCTCGTGCCCTCCGACCATCTCGCCCTGCTTCTACGGTGTGGACACACCCAGCTCGCGCGACCTAATCGCCGCGAACAACTCGCTGGATGAGATCTGCAAGTACATCGAAGCCGATTCGCTCGCATACCTGTCACTGGAGGGTGTAGTGCATAGCTGCACGACCGGCGATGAGAAACCCAACGGCTACTGCACCGCCTGCTACACCGGCAAGTATCCGACGCAGTGGGTAGACGTGGAAGATATCCTGCCAGCGGTTGCGGGAGCATGA
- a CDS encoding MerC domain-containing protein codes for MTQELKEQAHHSGADTFGIWVSALCVVHCIATPLFISMSAVVAHFLPAEESVHRTLATVVAAAGGIALIRGFRIHGRKRILALMAAGLAFIFFGAWFGDSLPSHIFEVAVTMTGSALMIAAHRMNHTFCSDCSQCCSSEDHA; via the coding sequence ATGACGCAGGAACTGAAAGAACAGGCACACCACTCAGGCGCGGACACCTTCGGCATATGGGTGTCCGCGCTGTGCGTTGTGCATTGCATCGCGACACCGCTCTTCATCTCCATGTCTGCAGTGGTTGCTCACTTCCTGCCAGCAGAAGAGAGCGTTCATCGCACGCTGGCAACTGTAGTGGCTGCCGCAGGTGGCATTGCGCTTATCCGTGGATTCCGCATCCACGGACGCAAACGCATTCTTGCGCTCATGGCAGCGGGACTCGCATTCATCTTCTTCGGTGCATGGTTCGGCGACAGTTTGCCTTCACACATATTTGAGGTCGCAGTCACCATGACCGGCAGCGCGCTGATGATTGCAGCGCACCGGATGAATCACACCTTCTGCAGCGATTGCAGCCAGTGCTGCTCCAGTGAGGACCATGCGTAA